From a single Planococcus shenhongbingii genomic region:
- the mnmA gene encoding tRNA 2-thiouridine(34) synthase MnmA has product MTAKAPQDIRVVVGMSGGVDSSVAAYLLKEQGYDVIGIFMKNWDDTDENGVCTATDDYEDVIRVCNQIGIPYYAVNFEKQYWDKVFTYFLEEYKAGRTPNPDVMCNKEIKFKAFLEHALSLGADYLATGHYAQVEHMENGETKMLRGKDNNKDQTYFLNQLNQEQLSKVMFPIGHMEKKRVREIALEAGLATATKKDSTGICFIGERNFKEFLGQYLPAQPGSMETLDGVKKGSHDGLMYYTIGQRQGLGIGGAGDPWFVIGKDLEKNILYVGQNINHEALFSDSLTAVNLSFTSDTAPTGTLKCTAKFRYRQADVGVTVEFKGEEAIVTFDEPVRAITPGQAVVFYDGEECLGGGTIDRVFKNGARLEYVG; this is encoded by the coding sequence ATGACTGCGAAAGCACCACAAGATATACGTGTTGTCGTCGGCATGTCCGGAGGGGTCGACTCTTCGGTTGCCGCGTATTTATTGAAAGAACAAGGCTATGACGTCATCGGAATCTTCATGAAAAACTGGGACGACACCGATGAAAACGGCGTCTGCACAGCGACGGATGATTATGAAGATGTGATCCGTGTCTGCAACCAAATCGGCATTCCGTATTATGCCGTCAACTTTGAAAAACAGTATTGGGACAAAGTGTTCACTTATTTCCTGGAAGAATACAAAGCCGGGCGCACGCCGAACCCAGACGTGATGTGCAATAAAGAAATCAAGTTCAAGGCATTCCTCGAGCATGCCCTTAGCCTCGGTGCGGATTATTTGGCGACCGGCCATTACGCACAAGTCGAGCATATGGAAAACGGCGAAACAAAAATGCTGCGCGGCAAAGACAATAACAAAGACCAGACGTATTTCCTGAACCAATTAAACCAGGAGCAATTGTCGAAAGTCATGTTCCCAATCGGCCATATGGAAAAGAAACGGGTGCGTGAAATCGCACTTGAAGCAGGGCTTGCCACAGCTACGAAAAAAGACTCAACCGGCATCTGCTTTATCGGCGAACGCAATTTCAAGGAATTCCTCGGCCAATATCTTCCGGCACAGCCTGGCTCAATGGAAACGCTTGACGGCGTGAAAAAAGGAAGCCATGATGGCTTGATGTATTACACCATCGGCCAGCGTCAAGGCCTCGGCATTGGCGGAGCAGGAGATCCGTGGTTTGTGATCGGCAAAGATTTGGAAAAGAATATTTTGTATGTCGGCCAGAATATCAATCATGAAGCGCTGTTCTCTGACAGCTTGACTGCAGTGAACTTGAGTTTTACATCTGATACGGCACCGACGGGAACATTAAAATGCACAGCGAAATTCCGTTACCGCCAAGCAGATGTTGGCGTAACAGTTGAATTTAAAGGCGAAGAAGCCATTGTGACATTTGACGAGCCCGTCCGTGCTATTACACCAGGACAAGCGGTTGTTTTTTATGACGGCGAAGAATGCCTGGGCGGCGGAACCATCGACCGCGTCTTTAAAAACGGCGCTCGTCTGGAATATGTAGGTTAA
- a CDS encoding tetratricopeptide repeat protein — MNYNEIGIQALQEGNTEEAIKAFTQAIEEEPNNPLGYINFGHVLTSMDDVERAERFFQKAIVLDETSATAYYGLANLYFNGERYAEALKLYEKAVQYGLEGADAHFMIGKCFEKLEQPKLALPYLQRAVELDPADVQARLSYGITLASMELFELAEPQFLQVLEQDPDHADAHYNLGVLYAVSTDRVQDAMHHLKQAYTLDDRNEMARYAYDMIATKLQ; from the coding sequence ATGAATTATAACGAAATCGGCATTCAAGCCCTTCAAGAAGGAAATACCGAAGAAGCGATCAAAGCTTTTACGCAGGCGATTGAAGAAGAACCGAACAATCCGCTAGGCTATATCAACTTCGGCCATGTATTGACGTCTATGGACGATGTAGAGCGGGCAGAGCGTTTTTTCCAAAAAGCGATTGTGCTGGATGAAACTTCGGCTACCGCATATTACGGCCTGGCCAATTTGTATTTCAATGGGGAACGCTATGCGGAAGCATTGAAATTATATGAAAAAGCAGTGCAATACGGCCTTGAAGGAGCGGACGCGCATTTCATGATCGGCAAATGCTTCGAGAAATTGGAGCAGCCGAAACTGGCGCTTCCGTACCTTCAGCGTGCGGTCGAATTAGACCCGGCTGATGTGCAAGCGCGCCTGAGCTACGGCATAACGCTTGCTTCCATGGAATTGTTCGAGCTGGCGGAACCGCAGTTTTTGCAGGTTCTGGAGCAGGATCCGGATCACGCGGATGCGCATTATAACCTCGGTGTTCTTTACGCGGTATCCACAGACCGCGTCCAAGATGCCATGCACCATTTGAAACAAGCTTATACACTTGATGACCGCAATGAAATGGCGCGTTATGCGTATGATATGATTGCTACAAAACTACAATAA